The Oncorhynchus mykiss isolate Arlee chromosome 17, USDA_OmykA_1.1, whole genome shotgun sequence genomic interval ACTGCCTCGGCCCTGTTTACACCTACAAGGTGCCCCCCTCACACAGGAAAACACACTCAGAGCCTACTGACTGGGCCCTGTTTACACCTCCAAGGTTCCCCCTCACACAGGAAAACACACTCAGAGCCTACTGCCTCGGCCCTGTTTACACCTCCAAGGTTCCCCCTCACACAGGAAAACACACTCAGAGCCTACTGACTGGGCCCTGTTTACACCTCCAAGGTGCCCCCCTCACACAGGAAAACACACTCAGAGCCTACTGACTGGGCCCTGTTTACACCTCCAAGGTGCCCCCCTCACACAGGAAAACACACTCAGAGCCTACTGACTGGGCCCTGTTTACACCTCCAAGGTTCCCCCTCACACAGGAAAACACACTCAGAGCCTACTGACTGGGCCCTGTTTACACCTCCAAGGTTCCCCCTCACACAGGAAAACACACTCAGAGCCTACTGCCTCGGTCCTGTTTACGAGGCTTTTATAAAAACTACACTTAGCGTGTTTAGATCACCTCTTTTTATTTAAACTAGGTttgagatgtggtatccactcgcCTCGCTGCCTCTCAGATCAAAGGTGCTCCAGGTGCTCCATCTGCGCCGTTCCCAAAGTGTGGTCTCCCTGAGATCCCAAGTTAGAGGGATCCCTGGTGTACCATTTACCCAGGTCGTCAGGAGCGGTCACCAAGTGAAGATTAACATCCCCAAATGTGGTTAAGTTCTTTAATATCAAATGAGGaaacaaacttatcacacaattAAGTGTTAttcttaaactaaatctttattcacttaataataagggagcaggtcaatacaacgcATACATAAAGAGAATCAATTGAGTGCTCTACGATAATGATGCCTGGTCGATGAATCAGCTCCAGATGGTTCATAGAGCCAcgagacaaaagtacaaaggtcttTTACAGCCAAGACACACCCCTTTCAACCTATATGACCAACAACAGATGTATAGaacgggtcacaaggttaagatttgtatgaaagatacttataaTTCTCAGCAGACAGTGTCTGCTGTAAAAACAGTACCCTGTGTAGAaaccagggtctggccctggggtcatctctcCCTGGCACCATagagaacagaaacattaactcgtgctctggaatgcggtctctttaggttttatcacacAAAAGACATTGgaaatctcctgtcagtgttatctcccagaggcccatcctcagtagaacacagacAGTATAGTTCTAAGAaccctctattctgttgcataaaacaaccatttgatgcaataaaagtattataacataTTGTTGAAGTTTTGCTCtcagtgtccactgaaagttgactagtaacaacaactcggacctaaaagacacccaccatgagacccactaaatctgcccaagaagaggcGAACAAAAGAAAAACCCGCACCAAACTTAAAAACAGGAAGCAAACgtgttgactctccacatctatcaagacaactggagcactgggccagacacttaaatagaacctggaccagctcaggtgaaacaccttcccactaatgagatggacaagccagcacaggtgtaacacatactgactaacgaggtgacaccaatcaatCTCTTCCatttcagagcctggatttttcCCCTGAGGCTAATATCCAAATTATGTTGAAATCAATTGATAAGGGGGCAAACGTTGAGGCTTCTACATTTTTACACTATTAAAATAATCCTaaaacaatgttaaaacattctacattgtgacattaattTGTTGAAATCATGAAACAACTActtcatgtatgtattttctaATATTTGATCAGAGATCATTTATCAGATTATCTCTGGTCACAGCTATGAgctttctctcctgtgtgtgttctctggtgaagagtcagagagccagatgaagcaaatctcttcccacattgactacagctataaggtttgtctcctgtgtgttttctctggtgcactgtcagCTCTCCAGATTGACCAAAAcccttcccacattgatcacagctatacggtttctctcctgtgtgtgttctctggtgttgagtcagGTGGACAGATCGAATAAAAcccttcccacattgattacagctataaggtttctctcctgtgtgtattctctggtgttgagtcagaGAGCCACATGTAGTAAAAcacttcccacattgaccacagctataaggtttctctcctgtgtgtattctctggtgttcaGTCAGAGAGCTAGATGAAGAAAAACTCTTCCtacattgaccacagctaaaaggtttctctcctgtgtgtgttccatGGTGTACAGTCAGAGTGCTAGATGtagtgaaactcttcccacattcacCACAgatataaggtttctctcctgtgtgtattctctggtgtcgAATCAGATGgccagatgtagtaaaactcttcccacattgaccacaactataaggtttctctcctgtgtgtgttctctggtgcactGTGAGCACTCCAGatccaccaaaactcttcccacattgaccacagctataaggtttctctcctgtgtgtattctctggtgttcaGTCAGAGTGCtggatgtagtaaaactcttcccacattgaccacagctaaaaggtttctctcctgtgtgtgttctctggtgttcaGTCAGAGTGCTAGAGGCAGAAAAACTCTTctcacattgaccacagctataaggtttctctcctgtgtgtgttctctgatgaattttaatgcctgatgaggtgaatctcttcccacagtcagagcagcagtgagttcTCCTCCCTGTTGATCTCTGCAAgtgtttcttgaggtgttctgatctggagagactatTCTCTGCCTCTTCAGCATCACaaggttgttgaggctccccagaggatccacgatagtcaagtatatctcctgtgtgaacaacaaagtcagactgatgattaaaggcccacaacagcggtaatccactgtaaaaggtgatgccaacagcatagccatgatgttgtacaacaattgaTGTCTGTAATGAATGTTAAAACTATTTGACAATTGTCTTAAACGAGCAAGAATagtcatattttgtcttgttttcacattagtagtaacatccATGATTGTAGGCTAAAATTGCAGCACGAGGGCAATGTGACTGCAGGAACTCctccctgctaatgaggaaaccgatagttatggatgtactatatctgcctggagcaaaaatggtgagcaaagattttagtttttcacaatgtattctgaatatgaatgggggaaaactcaggggaGTAACCTCCATTTCCAGGTTGCTAATGAGTCATTTTCACACTgctttggattataattgtaaggcTCGATTGAATGTCCTGTTTAATATAATGTTTGCTACAGTATTATGAACTAtgtgtaattattgaagaaccgcgTTAATGACAGTATCCATTTGGGTGTTAAGAAAGTAAAGattctattttttatttcacctttatttaaacaggtaggtcagttgagatcaagttctcatttacaactgccacctggccaagataaagcaaagcagtgtgacaaaaaaacaacagagttacacatggaataaacaaacatgcagtcaataacacaatagaaaaatctatatacagtgtgtgcaaattgagtaaggaggtaaggcaataaataggccacagtagagaagtaattacaatttagcaaattatcactggagtgatacatgtgcagatgatgatgtgcaagtagaaatactggtgtgcaaaaaagtaaataaaaacatggGGATGTGATAggcagttggatgggctatttacagatgggctatatacagctgcagcgattggtaagctgctcagatagctgatgcttaaagttagtgagggagatgtaagtctccaacttcagcgatttttgcaattcattccagtctttggcagcagagaactggaaggaaaggcagccaaagaggtgttggctttggggatgaccagtgagatatacctcctGGAGCACGtactatgggtgggtgttgctatggtgaccagtgagcagaGTTAAGGGGGAGCTTtccctagcaaagacttatagatgacctggagccagtgggtttggtgacgaatatgtagcgagggccagccattgtaagtcagaaccgtccagagtagtgatgctagtcaggcgggcgggtgcgggcagcgatcggttaaagagcatgcatttagttttacttgtgtttaagagcagttggaggccacagaaggagtgttatatggcattgaagcttgtttggaggtttgttaactcTTGgatctacccatcccggatccgggagaattgtcatcaactgacactaagtagcataacgcaacggacaaaaaatcttactagaaaatattcatattcatgaaatcacaagtgaaatatattcaaaca includes:
- the LOC110517554 gene encoding zinc finger protein 271-like, which translates into the protein MVLSGDVSTVTYNLVDGTLPQQLQPPRVSVKDEEDAFRVKEEEEDVTVKEEEEEKEEDAGFGEKEVTVTVKEDEDVFLRKDEEGEITVTLEEDEEEKTGELINTSKYRDILDYRGSSGEPQQPCDAEEAENSLSRSEHLKKHLQRSTGRRTHCCSDCGKRFTSSGIKIHQRTHTGEKPYSCGQCEKSFSASSTLTEHQRTHTGEKPFSCGQCGKSFTTSSTLTEHQRIHTGEKPYSCGQCGKSFGGSGVLTVHQRTHTGEKPYSCGQCGKSFTTSGHLIRHQRIHTGEKPYICGECGKSFTTSSTLTVHHGTHTGEKPFSCGQCRKSFSSSSSLTEHQRIHTGEKPYSCGQCGKCFTTCGSLTQHQRIHTGEKPYSCNQCGKGFIRSVHLTQHQRTHTGEKPYSCDQCGKGFGQSGELTVHQRKHTGDKPYSCSQCGKRFASSGSLTLHQRTHTGEKAHSCDQR